From the genome of Ornithobacterium rhinotracheale, one region includes:
- a CDS encoding murein L,D-transpeptidase catalytic domain-containing protein: MNKEKIFHIGLIVLAIFLIGLIIKFAFFNSPKLTNTQKNRIDYYATQALDYCKKNDLNTNYCILVDFSRHSGKNRMFVYDFNKKDVIYKGIAVHGKGGNSKANYVKFSNVPGSNCSSEGKYRIGARSYSNWGTHVHYKLHGLESTNSNAFKRYIVLHSYIGVPSTEIYPIPAPKVSEGCPVICNELMQNIDDLLKSIKNQKPVMLWIFK, encoded by the coding sequence ATGAACAAAGAAAAGATTTTTCACATCGGCCTGATTGTACTTGCCATTTTTTTGATTGGTTTAATTATAAAATTTGCATTTTTCAATAGTCCTAAACTAACAAATACACAAAAAAACAGAATTGATTATTACGCCACGCAGGCTTTAGATTATTGTAAGAAAAATGATTTAAATACGAATTATTGTATTTTGGTGGATTTTAGCCGACATTCGGGGAAAAATAGAATGTTTGTGTATGATTTCAATAAGAAAGATGTAATTTACAAAGGAATTGCTGTGCACGGAAAGGGCGGAAATAGCAAAGCTAACTATGTTAAATTTAGCAATGTGCCTGGCAGCAATTGTTCGTCCGAAGGAAAATATAGAATCGGTGCGCGTAGCTACAGCAATTGGGGTACGCATGTGCATTACAAGCTACACGGTCTTGAATCTACCAACAGCAATGCTTTTAAAAGATATATCGTTTTGCACTCATACATCGGTGTGCCGTCTACCGAGATTTATCCTATTCCAGCGCCTAAAGTGAGCGAAGGCTGTCCCGTGATTTGCAATGAATTGATGCAAAATATAGACGACCTTTTAAAAAGCATCAAAAACCAAAAACCTGTAATGCTTTGGATTTTTAAATAA
- a CDS encoding mechanosensitive ion channel domain-containing protein: MYNNNFTNYSAYGMRRVILETGVSYGDDLELVRKCALEEVHKTQDALLDQPIDMYFTEIGNSSYNFQLRFWIKFDTNDNYRRAMSDIIMRVKKRFEQENISIAYNVTTLDFGVKGGVNLFDKSIQVKSE, from the coding sequence GTGTATAATAATAATTTCACCAATTATTCCGCCTACGGAATGCGTCGCGTGATTTTGGAAACAGGCGTTTCGTACGGCGATGATTTGGAACTTGTAAGAAAATGCGCTCTTGAAGAAGTGCACAAAACGCAAGACGCCCTACTCGACCAGCCGATTGATATGTATTTTACCGAAATTGGAAATTCTAGTTATAATTTTCAATTAAGGTTTTGGATAAAATTTGACACCAATGACAATTATCGCCGAGCCATGAGCGATATTATTATGCGTGTAAAAAAACGATTTGAGCAAGAAAATATTTCAATTGCATACAATGTTACTACGCTAGATTTTGGAGTAAAAGGCGGTGTAAATCTCTTTGACAAATCAATCCAAGTAAAAAGCGAATAA
- a CDS encoding ABC transporter ATP-binding protein, with protein sequence MEKIIEFRNICKSFGKRPVLKNFNLTIHKGDFLSIVGTSGSGKTTLMKMINGLIKPDSGEVLVHQKNIENEDLIKLRRTIGYAIQGNGLFPHMTVYENIGFVPKLEKKSKQQIDAIVDNMLALVGLPLDVKNRYPEALSGGQQQRVGIARAYANNPDILLMDEPFGAVDSITRYQLQQDLKEIHQKTQCTIVFITHDIHEAFKLSTHILVLDHGKIQQFGKSDEVWENPNNDFVKKLIDMTR encoded by the coding sequence ATGGAAAAAATAATTGAATTTAGAAATATTTGTAAATCATTTGGCAAGCGTCCTGTGCTTAAAAATTTTAATTTAACGATTCACAAAGGTGATTTTCTAAGCATTGTCGGGACTTCTGGTTCGGGCAAAACGACTCTTATGAAAATGATCAATGGACTGATAAAACCAGACTCGGGAGAAGTGTTGGTCCATCAAAAAAATATTGAAAATGAAGATTTGATTAAACTCCGTAGAACCATCGGGTATGCGATTCAAGGAAATGGGCTTTTCCCGCATATGACGGTGTATGAGAATATAGGTTTTGTGCCTAAACTGGAGAAAAAATCTAAACAACAGATTGATGCCATTGTAGATAACATGCTTGCACTCGTAGGGCTACCACTGGATGTGAAAAATCGCTATCCCGAAGCACTCTCGGGCGGACAACAGCAGCGCGTGGGCATTGCGAGAGCTTATGCCAATAATCCAGATATTTTGCTTATGGATGAGCCGTTTGGTGCTGTGGATTCCATTACGCGCTATCAATTACAGCAGGATTTAAAAGAAATTCATCAAAAAACGCAATGCACAATCGTTTTTATTACGCACGATATACACGAGGCGTTCAAATTGAGTACACATATTTTGGTACTCGATCACGGGAAAATTCAACAATTTGGAAAATCTGATGAGGTGTGGGAAAATCCTAACAATGATTTTGTAAAAAAATTGATTGATATGACGCGGTAG
- the glyA gene encoding serine hydroxymethyltransferase, with protein MDTIFSLIEDEKQRQINGIELIASENFVSDEVLKALGSVLTNKYAEGYPGKRYYGGCEVVDKIETLAIDRLKELFGAAYANVQPHSGSQANAAVYLACLNNGDKIMGLDLAHGGHLTHGSPVNFSGIRFEVCSYGLNKETGLIDYEQMAETARHEKPNLIICGASAYSRDIDYAKFREVADEVGAILMADIAHPAGLIAKGLLNNPMPHCHIVTSTTHKTLRGPRGGIIMMGEDFENPFGKTLKGKTRMMSELLNMAVFPGTQGGPLEHCIAAKAVAFGEALTPNFEQYGKQIIKNSQALAKALMDRDYQIVSGGTENHCMLIDLRNKDITGKKAENALVQAHITCNKNMVPFDTQSPFITSGIRLGTPAITTRGLVENDMETIAELIDRVIQNPDDEKTLQNTAKEVHDLMHNRPLFNF; from the coding sequence ATGGACACAATTTTCTCGCTCATCGAAGATGAAAAACAACGACAAATCAATGGTATTGAGCTTATTGCCTCAGAAAACTTTGTAAGTGATGAAGTGCTAAAGGCACTCGGCTCTGTGCTTACCAACAAATACGCCGAAGGCTATCCTGGAAAACGCTACTATGGCGGCTGCGAGGTGGTAGACAAAATCGAAACGCTTGCCATCGATAGACTTAAAGAGCTTTTTGGTGCTGCGTATGCCAATGTTCAGCCACACTCTGGTTCGCAAGCCAATGCTGCGGTATATTTAGCTTGCTTGAATAACGGAGATAAAATCATGGGGCTAGACTTGGCACATGGTGGGCACCTTACACATGGCTCGCCTGTGAATTTCTCTGGAATCCGTTTTGAAGTTTGCTCTTACGGACTCAACAAAGAAACTGGGCTTATCGATTACGAACAAATGGCTGAAACAGCTCGCCATGAAAAACCAAATTTAATCATTTGCGGTGCCTCTGCCTACTCTCGCGATATTGATTATGCTAAATTCAGAGAAGTGGCTGATGAAGTGGGGGCAATTTTAATGGCAGATATTGCGCACCCTGCAGGATTGATTGCTAAAGGTTTGCTTAACAACCCAATGCCTCATTGCCATATCGTAACCTCAACTACGCACAAAACACTTCGCGGACCTCGTGGAGGAATCATCATGATGGGAGAAGATTTTGAAAATCCGTTTGGCAAGACTTTGAAAGGCAAAACTCGCATGATGTCTGAATTACTGAATATGGCTGTTTTCCCAGGCACGCAAGGAGGGCCACTAGAGCATTGTATTGCTGCAAAAGCAGTTGCTTTTGGCGAAGCACTTACCCCAAATTTTGAACAATACGGAAAGCAAATCATCAAAAACAGCCAAGCCTTGGCTAAAGCTCTTATGGACAGAGATTACCAAATCGTTTCGGGTGGAACTGAAAATCACTGTATGTTGATTGATTTGCGCAACAAGGACATCACAGGTAAAAAAGCGGAAAATGCACTGGTGCAAGCTCACATTACTTGTAACAAGAATATGGTGCCTTTTGACACGCAATCGCCATTCATTACATCAGGAATTCGTTTGGGAACTCCAGCAATCACCACTCGTGGTTTGGTAGAAAACGACATGGAAACCATAGCGGAATTGATCGATCGCGTGATTCAAAATCCTGATGACGAAAAAACTTTGCAAAATACGGCAAAAGAAGTACACGATTTAATGCACAATCGTCCGCTTTTTAATTTCTAA
- a CDS encoding mechanosensitive ion channel domain-containing protein, whose product MGIIAGFAFKDVASNLFAGLLLKAQSPFKKDDWVNINGTYGRVTQVGWITTSIKTVPGQEVFVPN is encoded by the coding sequence GTGGGGATTATTGCAGGTTTTGCATTCAAAGATGTGGCTTCCAATCTGTTTGCAGGATTATTACTGAAAGCACAAAGTCCGTTTAAAAAAGACGATTGGGTAAACATCAACGGGACATACGGGCGCGTAACGCAAGTGGGCTGGATTACAACGAGCATTAAAACGGTGCCTGGTCAAGAAGTTTTTGTGCCCAATTAG
- a CDS encoding IS982 family transposase, whose protein sequence is MSNLEASYNFILNKLIEISGTENFYFKPVKPKLSDIELISLIILAEFKSIDSEYQLFREIKGWAIESKIERSVYNRRKRKLFPFLEEIRCKMVKKFNDFENYFLVDSMPLEVCKLSRSSRSKICKENSFSMPNKGFCASQNLHFYGYKLHAICSIAGVFQSFDLSPASVHDIHYLKGIKLQISDCVLLGDRGYLSQTVQLDLFNEVKIQLETPKRKNQKDYKPQFYPFRKCRKRIETLFSQLCDQFMIRRNYAKSFEGFKTRILAKITSLTTIQYLNKFVFHSNINNLKINLIR, encoded by the coding sequence ATGAGCAACCTAGAGGCAAGTTACAATTTTATTTTGAATAAACTAATAGAAATTTCAGGAACTGAAAATTTCTATTTTAAACCAGTGAAACCAAAATTATCTGATATAGAGTTGATAAGCTTAATTATTTTAGCAGAATTTAAATCTATCGACTCTGAGTACCAGCTTTTTAGAGAGATAAAAGGTTGGGCTATTGAATCTAAAATTGAAAGGAGTGTTTACAACAGAAGAAAACGAAAACTCTTCCCTTTTCTTGAAGAAATTAGGTGCAAAATGGTGAAAAAGTTCAATGATTTTGAAAACTATTTCTTGGTGGACAGCATGCCTTTAGAAGTGTGTAAATTATCCCGCTCTTCCAGAAGCAAAATCTGTAAAGAAAATAGCTTTTCAATGCCAAATAAAGGTTTTTGTGCTTCTCAAAATCTACACTTTTATGGTTACAAGCTACATGCGATCTGTTCTATTGCTGGTGTGTTCCAAAGTTTTGACTTATCTCCCGCCTCCGTTCACGACATTCATTATTTGAAAGGCATAAAACTTCAAATTTCTGATTGCGTGTTACTTGGAGACAGGGGCTATCTTTCTCAAACGGTTCAGCTTGACTTGTTCAATGAGGTAAAAATCCAGTTAGAAACCCCTAAAAGAAAAAATCAAAAAGATTACAAACCTCAGTTCTATCCATTCAGAAAGTGTAGAAAACGTATAGAAACTTTATTCTCGCAGTTGTGTGACCAATTTATGATACGGCGTAATTATGCCAAATCTTTTGAAGGATTCAAAACAAGAATATTGGCAAAAATTACCTCCTTGACTACTATTCAATATCTCAATAAATTTGTCTTTCATAGTAACATTAACAATTTAAAAATTAACCTCATTCGATAA
- a CDS encoding IS982 family transposase — MINYHKITDIFCIVDDFCNDFEKFTQPFLLGKPPKKKPKMSNAEVITIMILFHLSGFRTFKHFYIYYVQKHMQQEFPQTVSYNRFTELMQSNIMALTMFAKTCALGSCTGISFVDSTPIRVCGNKRIKRNKVFKDLATTGKSTMGWFHGFKLHLVINDKGEILSFCVTQANVDDREPLKNEGFLKQIFGKLFGDKGYISEKLNQLLFVDGIQLITNIRNNMKNSLMTMSDKILLRKRSIIETVNDELKNICQIEHSRHRSIGNFMTNLVAGIIAYHFLPKKPSLKYETLKTNQLAMFY, encoded by the coding sequence ATGATTAATTACCACAAAATTACGGATATTTTTTGTATTGTTGATGACTTTTGTAATGATTTTGAAAAATTCACTCAACCTTTTCTTCTCGGAAAGCCTCCCAAAAAGAAACCCAAAATGAGTAACGCTGAAGTAATCACCATAATGATTCTTTTTCATCTAAGTGGCTTTAGAACTTTTAAGCATTTTTACATTTACTATGTTCAAAAGCATATGCAACAGGAATTTCCTCAAACGGTCTCTTATAACCGATTCACAGAACTTATGCAATCCAATATCATGGCTCTTACCATGTTTGCAAAAACCTGTGCTTTAGGAAGTTGTACAGGGATTTCTTTTGTGGATAGTACGCCAATAAGAGTATGTGGAAACAAAAGAATTAAACGCAACAAAGTATTCAAAGACCTAGCTACAACGGGGAAATCTACTATGGGTTGGTTTCATGGATTTAAACTCCATTTGGTCATTAATGATAAAGGCGAGATATTGAGTTTTTGCGTAACGCAGGCGAATGTAGACGATAGAGAACCACTGAAAAATGAAGGCTTTTTGAAGCAAATTTTCGGTAAACTATTTGGGGATAAAGGTTACATCTCTGAAAAGTTGAATCAATTACTCTTTGTGGATGGTATTCAACTGATTACCAACATCCGAAACAACATGAAAAACTCTCTTATGACTATGTCTGACAAGATTTTGCTTAGAAAGCGCTCCATCATAGAGACGGTGAATGACGAGCTAAAAAACATTTGCCAAATTGAGCACTCCAGACATCGTTCAATAGGAAATTTTATGACCAACTTAGTGGCAGGGATTATTGCCTATCACTTTCTTCCTAAAAAACCATCATTAAAATATGAAACTCTGAAAACTAACCAATTAGCTATGTTTTATTAA
- a CDS encoding IS982 family transposase — MINYHKITDIFCIVDDFCNDFEKFTQPFLLGKPPKKKPKMSNAEVITIMILFHLSGFRTFKHFYIYYVQKHMQQEFPQTVSYNRFTELMQSNIMALTMFAKTCALGSCTGISFVDSTPIRVCGNKRIKRNKVFKDLATTGKSTMGWFHGFKLHLVINDKGEILSFCVTQANVDDREPLKNEGFLKQIFGKLFGDKGYISEKLNQLLFVDGIQLITNIRNNMKNSLMTMSDKILLRKRSIIETVNDELKNICQIEHSRHRSIGNFMTNLVAGIIAYHFLPKKPSLKYETLKTNQLAMFY, encoded by the coding sequence ATGATTAATTACCACAAAATTACGGATATTTTTTGTATTGTTGATGACTTTTGTAATGATTTTGAAAAATTCACTCAACCTTTTCTTCTCGGAAAGCCTCCCAAAAAGAAACCCAAAATGAGTAACGCTGAAGTAATCACCATAATGATTCTTTTTCATCTAAGTGGCTTTAGAACTTTTAAGCATTTTTACATTTACTATGTTCAAAAGCATATGCAACAGGAATTTCCTCAAACGGTCTCTTATAACCGATTCACAGAACTTATGCAATCCAATATCATGGCTCTTACCATGTTTGCAAAAACCTGTGCTTTAGGAAGTTGTACAGGGATTTCTTTTGTGGATAGTACGCCAATAAGAGTATGTGGAAACAAAAGAATTAAACGCAACAAAGTATTCAAAGACCTAGCTACAACGGGGAAATCTACTATGGGTTGGTTTCATGGATTTAAACTCCATTTGGTCATTAATGATAAAGGCGAGATATTGAGTTTTTGCGTAACGCAGGCGAATGTAGACGATAGAGAACCACTGAAAAATGAAGGCTTTTTGAAGCAAATTTTTGGTAAACTGTTTGGGGACAAAGGTTACATCTCCGAAAAGTTGAATCAATTACTCTTTGTGGATGGTATTCAACTGATTACCAACATCCGAAACAACATGAAAAACTCTCTTATGACTATGTCTGACAAAATTTTGCTTAGAAAACGCTCCATCATAGAGACGGTGAATGACGAGCTAAAAAACATTTGCCAAATTGAGCACTCCAGACATCGTTCAATAGGAAATTTTATGACCAACTTAGTGGCAGGGATTATTGCCTATCACTTTCTTCCTAAAAAACCATCATTAAAATATGAAACTCTGAAAACTAATCAATTAGCTATGTTTTATTAA